The genomic window TACGATGATCACGGCACGGATGGTGCCCATGTCGAGAGGGATCTGGAGGCCGCCATCCTTCTGGATCCGGAGGAGCACGTCGAGGAGGTCCTCGTCGCGCCACCCGGTGGCGGCCCTCCTCTGGCGGTGCTCCTCGATGACGCCGTCCATGAGACGGGTCATCTCGCGGCTGTGCGCCTCGGCCCGGCGCGCCGCCCCGCTGAGCACGCGGGCAAGGCGCGATGACGGGAACACGTCGGCGAGGGTGAACCCGGCGGCCACCTTGACGCCCTCCTCCAGCCTCTCCAAGAACGCGTCGCGGTCACTGATCCGGTCACCCACCACCGCCCGCACCACGGCGTCGGTCACGTACCTGGCTACGAGGGAGCTGACGTTCACCGGCtcggacgtcgtcgtcgacgacgacgacgacagcgacgcgacgagggcggcggcctcggactcgcgggcgcggcggaggcagcggacgCGGCGGGCGCCGAGGAGCTCCGTGACGCAGAGCTTGCGGAGGCAGCGCCAGTGCTCCCCCTGCGGCGCGAACGCGACGCCGAGGCCGTCGCGGGTGAGCGCGCGGAGCGTGGCCGTCTGCGGccgcgtggcgacggcggcgtcgtgggTCCTCATCacctccctcgccgcggcgggcgacgaCGCCACGACGACGGGGAGCTCGCCGAGGCGGAGCAGCATGagctcgccgtggcggcgcgcCAGGTCGCGCATCGCGCGGTGCGGGAGCTTGCCGGCGAGATGGTGCAGGCTGCCGATGACCGGCAGCTGCCATGGCCCGGGTGGCAGGTTCTCGCCATTGTTGCGTGGCCAGAGCTTGACGAAGGCGAGAGATAGTATCAGTACAGTGGCCAAGAAGAGATACTGCTCCATGTTTCTCTGTTCAGCTTTGCAGTGGTTGCAAACTTTGCAATGAGAAAGCAAGCTTTATAATTTTTCAGTGAGAAAGCAAAGCTTgagaagatggaaaaaaaattgaaatcagAATGTGTTTTCACCCAATTTAAATGTTTTTCTAAATTCGAATTTCCAGCTGATTAGGGGCACCGACTTGTAAACTCGAACTTTCAGAAATTCCGTTcaggagaattttttttttccaaacggCCAATCAGATTGACTGTATTTATATTAATAGAGGGAAGTTCAGTTACAGAACCAAAAactaaaagaaaggaaaaaattgTACAAGTCTCACTACAACACATGCTTGTACGTCTGTCCTCCTTATGGCAACAATCCTGGGAATGATATGCTTTTGCCGTAGCTATGTGAGAATGTCAAACCAGATTTGGTTTGAGGCTGGGCATTATTCGTTCAGGAACTGTGAACAGCTAGCTGGATACACGACCAGCCATATTAAACGAGCAGGAGAATGGCGAGTGATTAGTATATTATGGAAACAAAGTAGTCAAGCCCTGCAGCAAAGGCCATGTTCCTACCTATTTTTACTTAGGGATGCAATTTCGTTTGTGCATAAACCTTGT from Oryza glaberrima chromosome 6, OglaRS2, whole genome shotgun sequence includes these protein-coding regions:
- the LOC127777397 gene encoding desmethyl-deoxy-podophyllotoxin synthase-like; the encoded protein is MEQYLFLATVLILSLAFVKLWPRNNGENLPPGPWQLPVIGSLHHLAGKLPHRAMRDLARRHGELMLLRLGELPVVVASSPAAAREVMRTHDAAVATRPQTATLRALTRDGLGVAFAPQGEHWRCLRKLCVTELLGARRVRCLRRARESEAAALVASLSSSSSTTTSEPVNVSSLVARYVTDAVVRAVVGDRISDRDAFLERLEEGVKVAAGFTLADVFPSSRLARVLSGAARRAEAHSREMTRLMDGVIEEHRQRRAATGWRDEDLLDVLLRIQKDGGLQIPLDMGTIRAVIIDLFSAGSETTGTTLQWAMAELMRNPAALRKAQAEVRGVLAGHTHVTEDALPDLHYLHLVIKETLRLHVAVPLLLPRECQEPRRRVLGYDVPERAMVLVNAWAICRDAAVWGPDAEEFRPERFDGGGAVDFRGTDFEFVPFGAGRRMCPGVAFAVAIMELGLASLLFHFDWELAGGAAAAGELDMAEGLGITARRKSDLWLHATVRVPVPNTETS